The proteins below come from a single Triticum aestivum cultivar Chinese Spring chromosome 5D, IWGSC CS RefSeq v2.1, whole genome shotgun sequence genomic window:
- the LOC123124577 gene encoding uncharacterized protein has product MESQERSPKAKEAHADDGITIAELPSPRPGEGPKKERLLDFLRAAPSKGAVLARVASVRTRAAYSNFLRSPPVARAVDWRRVRDRGVAWARHPMNAALLVWFAFVAAGVVFVLLLMVGALDSDVPDASRRRRWTEVANQMLNALFTIMCVYQHPRLCHHLALLLRWRAPADVAELRAVYCKNCAGGVRRERLHVAVVVLLLHATCFAQYAYCALFWLFRNDRRPGLAVNLLMALGSGTPVVAGLYMVYGPLGQKIALPDSVDEEAATVKESAVARYDRTGSGRVVVSKPEWAGGLFDLADDPTVAALSLSCTFCVFGWNMERLGLGNMYVHAFTFALLCAAPLLVFAVAALSIRDATLGYLVGAAGALLSVLGLTYGGFWRTRMRKRFGLPADDRFCAPVCGGRRTTVAAADYAKWLLCAPCALAQEVRTGNFYDVEGDGLYVKGEGGVEEERRPAMAPLEREGSLAALMEAEKTGERLHAPPVPMRVETRDKGSTSICTSV; this is encoded by the coding sequence ATGGAGTCGCAGGAGAGGTCACCCAAGGCCAAGGAAGCCCATGCCGACGACGGCATCACTATCGCTGAGCTGCCGAGCCCCCGCCCCGGCGAGGGTCCGAAGAAGGAGAGGCTGCTCGACTTCCTCAGGGCCGCGCCCTCCAAGGGCGCCGTCCTCGCTCGCGTCGCCAGCGTCCGCACGCGCGCCGCGTACAGCAACTTCCTCCGCTCGCCGCCGGTCGCGCGCGCCGTCGACTGGCGCCGGGTGCGGGACAGGGGGGTGGCGTGGGCTAGGCATCCCATGAACGCCGCGCTCCTCGTGTGGTTCGCCTTCGTTGCTGCGGGGGTGGTCTTCGTGCTCCTTCTCATGGTGGGGGCGCTCGACTCCGACGTGCCAGACGCGTCGCGCCGGCGGCGGTGGACGGAGGTGGCCAACCAGATGCTCAACGCGCTCTTCACCATCATGTGCGTCTACCAGCACCCGCGACTCTGCCACCATCTCGCGCTCCTCCTCCGGTGGCGCGCCCCCGCCGACGTCGCTGAGCTCCGGGCCGTGTACTGCAAGAACTGTGCCGGTGGCGTCAGGCGCGAGCGCCTCCACGTGGCGGTCGTCGTGCTCCTCCTGCATGCCACCTGCTTCGCGCAGTACGCCTACTGCGCGCTCTTCTGGCTCTTCCGCAACGACAGGCGCCCCGGCTTGGCCGTTAACCTCTTGATGGCGCTCGGCTCCGGCACCCCCGTCGTCGCCGGCCTGTACATGGTCTACGGCCCGCTGGGACAGAAGATCGCGCTTCCGGACTCCGTCGACGAGGAGGCCGCGACGGTGAAGGAGAGCGCCGTGGCCCGATATGATCGCACGGGCAGCGGCAGAGTGGTGGTCAGCAAGCCGGAGTGGGCCGGCGGGCTGTTCGACCTCGCCGACGATCCCACGGTGGCGGCCCTGTCGCTGTCGTGCACCTTCTGCGTGTTCGGGTGGAACATGGAGCGCCTGGGCCTGGGCAACATGTACGTGCACGCCTTCACCTTCGCGCTCCTCTGCGCCGCGCCGCTGCTGGTCTTCGCTGTCGCCGCGCTCAGCATCCGTGACGCCACGCTCGGGTACCTCGTCGGCGCCGCGGGCGCGCTGCTCTCCGTGCTTGGCCTCACGTACGGGGGGTTCTGGCGAACGCGGATGAGGAAGAGGTTCGGGCTGCCGGCTGACGACCGGTTCTGCGCTCCCGTGTGCGGCGGACGGCGTaccacggtggcggcggcggactacGCCAAGTGGCTCTTGTGCGCGCCGTGCGCGCTCGCGCAGGAGGTGAGGACGGGCAACTTCTACGACGTGGAGGGCGACGGTTTATACGTGAAGGGAGAAGGTGGCGTGGAAGAAGAAAGGAGGCCGGCAATGGCGCCCCTTGAGAGGGAAGGGAGCCTCGCGGCATTGATGGAGGCCGAGAAGACCGGCGAGCGTCTCCATGCACCACCGGTGCCCATGAGGGTAGAGACTAGAGACAAAGGAAGTACGTCTATCTGCACGTCTGTCTGA
- the LOC123120349 gene encoding uncharacterized protein, whose amino-acid sequence MLLPRDSNGDAAAARAPLLASYRVPLPPADPLLDEPRRSEWLSFWRGGPTSEVDWGSVRATCKEWIKHPMNIALLLWLLCVGASGGMLVLLLLGLLDRAFPAPAARAHWVEVNNQVLNALFTLMSLYQHPALFHHVFLLCRWRLPGDAAELRAAYCGKQGGGPPRRGERAHMAVVVALLHLTVVCQYALCWLYWGFTERSRPELAEDGFFALGVGAPVAAVVYTVRSPLGKDPCGDLAACPDAASLGQRCPARAAHAVAVVEPEWAGGMFEFDCGGDAAAGCCLSLSCAFCVFGWNAERLGFGNACVHATTFALLCFAPLWVLGVTALRVHDVAVGDVVGGAGVLLCAGGLLYGGYWRIQMRRKFRLPGSTVCCGSKSATDYARWLFCWPCALAQEVRTASRYHIEGESFFHRKAAAAATNDEPLLIGPHRIAIAASDHEGSSKSDGHLLVVVHDEMVPPPVVQVVVAGDDDTCGQCNADRVEKKIEAIDVVEEDGSSLLASNGEMVDHRLSGGRWRVEKVKRMINVVTMVSLLVLLYARGFIF is encoded by the coding sequence ATGCTTCTTCCTCGTGACAGCAatggcgacgccgccgccgcgcgcgccccGTTACTCGCCAGCTACCGCGTCCCGCTCCCGCCGGCCGACCCCCTCCTAGACGAGCCTCGCCGGTCAGAATGGCTCAGTTTCTGGCGCGGCGGCCCGACGTCGGAGGTGGATTGGGGCTCCGTGCGCGCGACGTGCAAGGAGTGGATCAAGCACCCCATGAACAtcgcgctgctgctctggctcCTCTGCGTGGGCGCCTCCGGCGGGATGCTCGTGCTCCTCCTCCTCGGGCTCCTCGACCGGGCGTTcccggcgccggcggcgagggcccACTGGGTCGAGGTCAACAACCAGGTGCTCAACGCGCTCTTCACGCTCATGAGCCTCTACCAGCACCCGGCCCTTTTCCACCACGTCTTCCTGCTCTGCCGCTGGCGCCTGCCCGgcgacgccgccgagctccgcGCCGCGTACTGCGGCAAGCAGGGCGGcggcccgccgcgccgcggcgagCGCGCGCACATGGCCGTCGTCGTCGCGCTGCTCCACCTCACCGTCGTCTGCCAGTACGCGCTGTGCTGGCTCTACTGGGGCTTCACCGAGAGGTCCCGCCCCGAGCTCGCGGAGGACGGCTTCTTCGCGCTCGGCGTCGGTGCGCCGGTCGCCGCCGTCGTGTACACCGTGCGCAGCCCGCTGGGAAAAGACCCGTGTGGTGACCTCGCCGcgtgccccgacgccgcctcgctaGGACAACGATGCCCCGCCAGGGCGGCGCACGCCGTGGCGGTGGTCGAGCCGGAGTGGGCAGGCGGCATGTTCGAGTTCGACTGCGGCGGGGACGCGGCGGCGGGGTGCTGCCTCTCCCTCTCCTGCGCCTTCTGCGTCTTCGGGTGGAACGCGGAGAGGCTCGGCTTCGGCAACGCGTGCGTGCACGCCACCACGTTCGCGCTCCTATGCTTCGCGCCGCTGTGGGTGCTGGGCGTCACGGCGCTCCGCGTCCACGACGTGGCCGTCGGCGACGTGGTcggcggcgctggcgtgctgctctGCGCGGGCGGCCTCCTCTACGGCGGGTACTGGAGGATCCAGATGAGGAGGAAGTTCCGGCTCCCGGGGAGCACCGTGTGCTGCGGCTCCAAGTCGGCCACAGACTACGCACGGTGGCTGTTCTGCTGGCCGTGCGCGCTGGCGCAGGAGGTGCGCACGGCGAGCCGCTACCACATCGAAGGCGAAAGCTTCTTCCACaggaaggccgccgccgccgccacgaacGACGAGCCATTGCTCATCGGGCCGCACAGGATCGCGATTGCGGCGTCGGATCACGAGGGATCATCAAAATCAGACGGGCACTTGCTGGTGGTTGTTCATGACGAGATGGTTCCACCGCCTGTGGTTCAGGTCGTGGTGGCGGGGGACGACGACACATGCGGGCAATGCAATGCCGATCGTGTTGAGAAGAAGATCGAGGCGATCGACGTGGTAGAGGAGgatggatcgtctttgttggcgtcGAATGGAGAAATGGTGGACCACAGATTGTCTGGTGGAAGGTGGAGGGTGGAGAAGGTGAAGAGGATGATCAATGTGGTCACCATGGTGTCCTTGCTTGTCCTTCTGTACGCAAGGGGATTTATTTTTTAG
- the LOC123120350 gene encoding UDP-glucosyltransferase UGT13248 codes for METTVPAATATTSSSSGHGAGGGAARVLLLPYPGAQGHTNPMLQLGRRLAYHGLRPTLVATRYVLSTTPPPGAPFGVAAISDGCDAGGMASCPDMAEYVSRLAAVGSETLRELLLSEARAGRPVRVLVYDAHLAWARRVAQASGVAAAAFFSQPCAVDVVYGELWAGRLALPATDGRALLARGALGVELGPEDMPPFAAVPESQPTFLKVSVGQFEGLEDADDVLVNSFRDLEPKEVEYMELTWRAKMVGPTLPSFYLDDDRLPSNKSYGFDFFNGDALCMDWLEKQSNSSVVLVSYGTVSDYDATQLEELGNGLCNSGKPFLWVVRSNEEHKLSKELKEKCEEIGLIVSWCPQLEVLAHRAIGCFVTHCGWNSTLEALANGVPLVGIPH; via the exons ATGGAGACCACGGTCcccgcggccacagccaccaccAGCTCGAGCTCCGGCCACGGAGCCGGCGGCGGTGCTGCGAGAGTCCTGCTCCTCCCGTACCCGGGGGCGCAGGGCCACACCAACCCGATGctccagctcggccgccgcctggCGTACCACGGCCTCCGCCCCACACTCGTCGCCACCCGCTACGTGCTCTCCACCACCCCGCCCCCCGGCGCGCCCTTCGGCGTGGCCGCCATCTCCGACGGCTGCGACGCCGGCGGCATGGCCTCGTGCCCGGACATGGCGGAGTACGTCTCGCGGCTGGCGGCCGTGGGCTCCGAGACGCTGCGGGAGCTCCTCCTGTCGGAGGCGCGCGCGGGGCGGCCCGTGCGCGTGCTGGTGTACGACGCTCACCTGGCGTGGGCGCGGCGGGTGGCGCAGGCGTCCGGCGTCGCGGCCGCGGCCTTCTTCTCCCAGCCGTGCGCGGTGGACGTCGTCTACGGGGAGCTGTGGGCGGGGCGGCTGGCGCTGCCGGCGACGGACGGGCGCGCGCTGCTCGCGAGAGGAGCGCTAGGCGTGGAGCTGGGGCCGGAGGACATGCCGCCGTTCGCGGCGGTGCCGGAGTCGCAGCCAACGTTCCTCAAGGTGTCAGTTGGGCAGTTCGAGGGGCTGGAGGACGCCGACGACGTGCTCGTCAACTCATTCCGCGACCTCGAGCCAAAG GAGGTAGAGTACATGGAGTTAACATGGAGAGCGAAGATGGTTGGCCCAACCTTGCCATCATTCTACCTCGACGATGATCGCCTACCATCCAATAAATCATACGGTTTCGACTTTTTCAACGGTGATGCACTGTGCATGGATTGGCTAGAGAAGCAAAGCAATTCATCCGTTGTGCTGGTGTCCTATGGGACTGTCTCTGATTATGATGCAACCCAACTAGAGGAGCTTGGCAATGGACTGTGCAATTCCGGAAAACCTTTTCTTTGGGTTGTAAGGTCCAACGAGGAACACAAGTTATCCAAAGAACTCAAGGAAAAATGtgaggagattggattaattgtctcATGGTGCCCCCAGCTTGAGGTTCTTGCACATAGGGCTATTG GTTGCTTTGTTACCCATTGTGGATGGAACTCGACATTAGAGGCACTTGCTAATGGTGTACCTCTAGTGGGTATTCCGCATTGA